A window of the Thalassoglobus sp. JC818 genome harbors these coding sequences:
- a CDS encoding MoxR family ATPase, giving the protein MNDSSESAFEQEREAVEKLRASRQQIRDELAKVIVGQDEVIEQVLLTLFAGGHCLITGAPGLAKTLLVKSIAQIFHLDFRRIQFTPDLMPADITGTDILEETSHGRREMTFVKGPVFANVILADEINRTPPKTQAALLEAMQEHQVTAAGQVYPLEQPFFVLATQNPIEMEGTYPLPEAQLDRFMLNVVINYLPAEDEVTVVERTTAGRPAKIEPLFTGEDVLAFHNVVRTVPVARELIDYAVRITAASRPGQPGTPEFSNKYVSWGAGTRASQYLILAAKARALLNGKAHVGVEDIKAIAKPVLRHRILLNYKAEAENHSVENVIEKILDSISPPVS; this is encoded by the coding sequence ATGAATGATTCATCTGAGAGCGCCTTCGAGCAAGAACGGGAAGCTGTTGAAAAGCTGCGGGCAAGCCGTCAGCAGATTCGCGATGAACTGGCGAAGGTGATCGTGGGCCAGGATGAAGTCATCGAACAAGTTTTGTTGACGCTCTTCGCTGGCGGGCACTGCTTGATCACAGGGGCTCCGGGCCTCGCCAAAACGCTGCTCGTCAAATCGATCGCTCAAATCTTCCATCTCGATTTTCGCCGCATCCAGTTCACCCCCGACCTCATGCCGGCCGACATCACCGGCACGGATATCCTGGAAGAGACTTCACACGGACGTCGAGAAATGACCTTCGTGAAAGGGCCTGTTTTCGCAAACGTGATCCTCGCGGACGAAATCAATCGAACACCTCCCAAAACACAAGCTGCGTTGCTTGAGGCGATGCAGGAGCATCAGGTGACGGCAGCGGGCCAAGTCTATCCGCTGGAGCAACCCTTCTTTGTGCTCGCGACGCAAAACCCGATCGAGATGGAAGGGACTTATCCCCTGCCGGAAGCTCAGCTCGATCGGTTCATGCTCAACGTCGTGATCAATTACCTTCCCGCGGAAGATGAAGTCACGGTCGTCGAACGAACAACGGCGGGCCGACCAGCGAAGATTGAACCACTCTTCACAGGCGAAGATGTGCTGGCGTTTCACAACGTCGTTCGCACAGTTCCAGTCGCGCGAGAACTGATTGATTACGCTGTACGAATTACGGCAGCATCCCGTCCCGGTCAGCCGGGGACACCGGAGTTCTCAAACAAATACGTGAGTTGGGGCGCTGGAACCCGGGCATCCCAGTATTTGATTCTCGCTGCCAAAGCACGCGCTCTCCTCAACGGAAAAGCACACGTCGGGGTGGAAGACATCAAAGCGATTGCGAAACCAGTACTTCGGCACCGCATTCTCTTGAACTACAAAGCAGAGGCCGAAAACCATTCGGTCGAGAACGTCATCGAAAAAATCCTCGACTCGATTTCGCCACCTGTCTCGTAA
- the argC gene encoding N-acetyl-gamma-glutamyl-phosphate reductase, protein MVRVGVIGGTGYTALEVMRLLQRHPHVEVTVVTSRSETGPVSSSHPSLTGQVNVDFTNPDPEEIAEKTDICFCCLPHKASMDCIPSLLAADVRVVDLSADYRLSDPSVYEKWYGHVHTDPTRLGTTVYGLPELYRDQIRGQKLVANPGCYTSTSILALAPFLKADLIDPRSIIIDAKSGVSGAGRSPKVATLYAECNESFSAYSVGNHRHTPEIEQVLSNTSGKSVEVLFTPHLVPMDRGIFATIYATPARDTTESELKEVLREFYSNERFVRVVDHLPRTKEVAYTNFCDVTVRLVRGRVMILAVLDNMIKGAAGVAVQNFNLISGFEEETALL, encoded by the coding sequence GTGGTTCGCGTTGGCGTCATTGGAGGGACAGGTTACACAGCACTCGAAGTAATGAGATTGCTTCAACGGCATCCGCATGTAGAAGTGACCGTTGTCACGAGCCGCTCTGAGACAGGTCCAGTCAGTTCCTCGCATCCATCGCTGACAGGTCAGGTCAACGTTGACTTTACCAATCCTGATCCGGAAGAGATCGCCGAAAAAACAGACATCTGCTTCTGCTGTCTTCCCCACAAAGCGAGCATGGATTGCATCCCTTCCCTGCTGGCTGCTGATGTGCGTGTGGTCGATCTTTCGGCCGACTATCGCCTGAGTGATCCGAGTGTGTACGAGAAGTGGTATGGACACGTTCACACCGATCCGACTCGCCTTGGAACCACTGTTTACGGTTTGCCAGAACTCTACAGAGATCAGATCCGCGGCCAGAAACTTGTCGCCAATCCCGGTTGCTATACAAGCACCTCCATTCTGGCACTCGCTCCGTTCTTGAAGGCTGATCTGATTGACCCGCGATCGATCATCATCGATGCCAAGAGCGGAGTTTCCGGTGCGGGTCGCTCTCCCAAAGTCGCGACGTTATACGCGGAATGCAATGAAAGCTTCTCCGCCTATTCCGTGGGAAATCATCGACACACTCCAGAGATCGAACAGGTCTTGTCGAATACGTCCGGGAAGTCGGTCGAAGTCCTCTTCACTCCGCATCTCGTCCCGATGGACCGCGGAATCTTCGCCACGATCTATGCGACTCCAGCACGAGACACGACTGAGAGTGAACTCAAAGAAGTTCTCCGTGAATTTTATTCCAATGAGAGGTTTGTGCGCGTGGTCGATCACCTGCCGCGAACGAAAGAAGTGGCTTACACGAATTTTTGCGATGTCACCGTGCGTTTGGTCCGTGGTCGAGTGATGATCCTAGCAGTGCTCGATAACATGATCAAAGGTGCTGCTGGCGTTGCGGTGCAGAATTTCAACTTGATTTCCGGCTTCGAAGAAGAGACTGCGTTGTTATAA
- a CDS encoding DUF11 domain-containing protein → MTIFRRLHQQSHHDLFRAAAPVLLGGALLFASSCGSARPFGRSAFNQQPASQMQAGQGVQHAYTDSVDPSGKMITQLDHQARESAAPTVQEQLARGEDPFLSSPTASTNHVDPAFQPASAAMPAGTASAMNAGPYGSDKILQTSAEVIERAQRAQLQAAARYAPEPRVPIHSPPIQQVSGVECPTGTCPPTSVAGGLCACGPIGPEIIGDEYVCDGGDRDTKVYHYRSDRYGLNTEDTVGEWVDEMGELQVKPSTRTCVYAPRFGSVRSATLPQVGIDVDGVAGHHDRVSLAGMDTKQILDEKSHTDEALAMLVRSRASGLEHKAADDSLHQNIAPQHHVKLLNVYQDIVFLKEGLFDKIDRAALGESIAAAQDWTGDQGVVIYAHDQAGQEVQSRVFAQDYTGVEDKSQPGDLAIVKAVDKTTAKPGEELTFTIRFDNTGDRPLSLVRIVDNLSPRLEFIEDSVDSNLDGSVDTEDNGQGSQILTFKFDNPLEGHTGGWVSFKCRVR, encoded by the coding sequence ATGACTATTTTCCGTCGACTCCATCAGCAATCCCATCACGATCTGTTTCGTGCTGCAGCTCCTGTCCTTCTGGGCGGAGCGTTGTTGTTCGCATCTTCCTGCGGGTCTGCTCGCCCTTTTGGTCGATCGGCTTTTAATCAGCAACCAGCATCACAAATGCAAGCTGGCCAAGGCGTTCAACACGCTTACACCGATAGCGTGGACCCGTCCGGAAAAATGATTACGCAACTCGATCATCAGGCTCGCGAGTCGGCAGCACCGACCGTTCAGGAACAACTTGCGAGAGGCGAAGATCCATTCCTGTCGAGCCCGACTGCTTCAACGAATCATGTCGACCCGGCCTTTCAACCTGCCAGTGCAGCGATGCCAGCCGGAACTGCTTCTGCGATGAACGCTGGTCCTTACGGATCAGACAAAATCCTGCAGACATCAGCGGAAGTGATTGAGCGCGCACAACGAGCTCAACTTCAGGCAGCTGCTCGATATGCTCCAGAGCCACGCGTGCCCATTCATTCTCCTCCGATCCAACAGGTTTCCGGAGTCGAGTGTCCCACCGGAACGTGTCCCCCAACAAGTGTTGCTGGCGGACTCTGTGCTTGTGGCCCGATCGGACCGGAAATCATCGGTGACGAATACGTCTGCGATGGTGGAGACCGAGACACCAAAGTTTATCACTATCGATCCGATCGCTACGGGCTGAACACTGAAGACACCGTCGGGGAATGGGTCGACGAAATGGGCGAACTGCAAGTTAAGCCCTCAACCCGAACCTGCGTCTATGCACCACGTTTCGGATCGGTCCGCTCAGCCACGCTTCCACAAGTTGGAATCGACGTCGACGGTGTTGCCGGTCACCACGATCGAGTCAGCCTCGCTGGCATGGACACCAAGCAGATTCTCGACGAGAAATCTCATACGGACGAAGCCTTGGCCATGCTGGTGCGATCACGTGCAAGCGGACTGGAACACAAAGCGGCCGACGATTCGCTGCATCAGAACATCGCTCCACAGCATCACGTCAAACTTCTCAATGTCTATCAGGACATCGTCTTCTTGAAGGAAGGCTTGTTCGACAAGATCGACCGTGCAGCCTTGGGTGAAAGCATCGCAGCTGCTCAAGACTGGACCGGCGATCAGGGAGTCGTCATTTACGCTCACGATCAAGCCGGTCAGGAAGTTCAATCTCGCGTCTTTGCTCAGGACTACACAGGAGTCGAAGACAAGAGCCAGCCAGGCGATCTGGCGATCGTGAAAGCGGTCGACAAAACCACTGCCAAACCGGGTGAGGAATTGACCTTCACCATTCGATTCGACAACACAGGCGACCGACCTTTGAGCCTGGTTCGAATCGTCGACAACCTTTCACCTCGTCTTGAGTTCATTGAGGACTCGGTCGACTCGAACCTCGATGGAAGCGTCGATACTGAAGACAACGGTCAGGGCAGCCAAATCCTGACATTCAAATTCGACAATCCTCTTGAAGGTCACACCGGAGGCTGGGTCTCCTTCAAATGTCGAGTTCGATAG